One part of the Pseudoliparis swirei isolate HS2019 ecotype Mariana Trench chromosome 6, NWPU_hadal_v1, whole genome shotgun sequence genome encodes these proteins:
- the hbp1 gene encoding HMG box-containing protein 1, giving the protein MNNSFDLLKCNEDLPSSPGCHMDYDDMPELQEVEEDQRSPGLFQVGAGVSHQELRSSPSTNWLAELANIATSPQSSLLKSAPHKRSSPVHIFGTSNSLHSYARPPLASSAPTQSRGHLRVRRRVRASSESESGVFSMSSSFSDDEDMAWSHSWPSTAWYCFLKGTRLRFHRGPNVEWQDADELGDSDDESEDETMMPSSSSLIKRYGSEGLKLVSHEETVSFGQAVLKLTFDPGSPDDGFLTAECRLDHPFYVKNKGWSSFYPSLTVVHHGIPCYEMQLGNVCLPPSHPEAINCDDSVVFDTFRSYDFTPLDSSAVYVLSSMARQRKTSLSSVSPDCDKLERSSSPQSSTGKSNRSLSSGTATVATPTKCKRPMNAFMLFAKKYRVEYTHMYPGKDNRAISVILGDKWKKMKNEERSLYTMEAKALAEEQKRLNPDCWKRKRTNSGSQQT; this is encoded by the exons ATGAACAATTCTTTTGATCTACTCAAGTGCAATGAGGACCTGCCTTCCTCACCCGGGTGCCACATGGATTATG ATGACATGCCAGAgctgcaggaggtggaggaggaccagaggtctCCAGGATTGTTTCAGGTTGGAGCAGGAGTGTCTCACCAGGAGCTCCGCAGCTCGCCGAGCACCAACTGGCTCGCTGAGCTGGCCAACATCGCCACCAGTCCTCAGAGCTCCCTGCTGAAGAGCGCCCCACATAAGAG aTCATCTCCAGTCCACATCTTTGGCACCAGTAATAGTTTACATTCTTACGCCCGTCCCCCCTTAGCCAGTAGCGCACCCACCCAGTCCAGAGGCCACCTCAGGGTGCGCAGGCGTGTCAGG GCCAGCAGTGAATCCGAGTCTGGAGTTTTCTCAATGTCCTCATCTTTTTCTGACGACGAAGACATGGCCTGGTCTCACTCTTGGCCCTCCACAGCCTGGTATTGCTTCCTTAAAG GAACTCGCCTGCGCTTCCATCGAGGCCCTAATGTGGAGTGGCAGGATGCTGATGAACTTGGAGATTCTGACGATGAGTCAGAAGATGAAACCATGatgccgtcctcctcctctcttattAAG AGATACGGTTCAGAGGGTCTGAAGTTGGTGAGCCACGAAGAGACTGTATCTTTTGGCCAGGCGGTTCTtaaactgacctttgaccctggcTCACCCGATGACGGCTTCTTAACAGCCGAATGCCGATTGGATCACCCAttttatgtcaaaaataaag GTTGGTCTTCCTTTTATCCGAGCCTTACCGTGGTGCACCATGGGATCCCTTGCTATGAGATGCAGTTGGGAAACGTGTGCCTGCCACCGAGCCACCCAGAAGCCATAAACTGTGATGACTCTGTCGTCTTTGACACTTTCAGAAG TTATGACTTCACCCCACTCGACTCCTCTGCGGTGTATGTGCTCAGCAGCATGGCCCGTCAACGTAAGACCTCCCTGTCCAGCGTCAGTCCAGACTGTGATAAACTCGAGCGCTCCAGCTCCCCACAATCCTCCACTGGCAAATCAAACAGGAGCCTCAGCTCAGGGACAGCCACCGTTGCCACGCCTACAAAATGCAAGCGGCCAATGAATGCCTTCATGCTCTTCGCCAAGAAGTACAGGGTGGAGTACACGCATATGTATCCTGGGAAAGACAACAG AGCCATAAGTGTCATCCTGGGTGACAAgtggaagaagatgaagaatgaggagaggagccTGTACACCATGGAGGCCAAAGCTCTGGCTGAGGAGCAGAAACGACTCAATCCAGACTGCTGGAAGCGTAAAAGAACCAACTCC GGTTCCCAGCAGACCTAG